Below is a window of bacterium DNA.
GCGGAGTCGCGCACGGCGCTCCGCGTCGCCCAGGGAATCCAGAGCTTCGGGCTGGCCTTCGAGGGGCACCAGGAGTACCCCGAGGGCGAGAACGCGCAGCCGGTGTGGGTCGAACCCACCCCCGAGGAGACGACGCAGCGGCTTTCCGAGGCGCTGGCCATCTTCAACGAGGTGGCGCAGAACCCGGGGAGCGACTTCGACCGCGACACCGCCGTACTCTACGTGGGCATGTGCGCCCTGCACCTGGGGAATCTGGACCAGGCCGAGGAGAAGCTCACCCAGGTCGCCGAGAGCGAGTACGATCCGCTCCGGCAGCAGGCGCGCTACACCCTCGGCTCGGTGATGCTCGAACGGGGCCAGCTCGCCGAGGCGCTGAAGTACTACCAGGGCCTGGGCGCCGAGGAGGACAACTACCTGGCGACGACGGCGAAGCTGGAGACCGCGCGCATTCTCGGCTGGCTCGGGCGCCCGGACGAATCGAAGGCGGTTCTGGACGGCATCGTCAAGGCCGGGCCCGAGGGAAGCCCCGACGTGCAGATGGCCCAGTGGATGCTGGATCAGGGGATTTACCTGACCCACCTGGTGGACCTCATCCCGCTCAAGGACGTGTCTATTCCCCGACCGACCGCTCCCCCGGAGGGCCTGGCGGTTCCCGGACCGACCGCCCCCCCGGAGGGGGTAATCCCCCCGCAGTGAGGGTTGGCAATTTGGGGCAAGGGGTTTTGCCGGGGGCATAGCTCGCTTCGCTCGGTTCGCCGGGGGCGTTACTCGGTTCGCTCGTTTTGCCAGAGGCATAGCTCGGTTCGCCAGAGGCGTAGCTCGCTAAGGCTCGGTTCGCTCGGTTAAACCCCTTGTCTTAGCTCCTGCGTGGTGAGGGTTGGCCTGTTTTTTGCTCTTATCAAAACGGCGGTGTCCGAGCCGCTGTTCGCGGTGAAAACCCCACCGACCGTGCTATACTTCGCGGAAATGTCCGCCCGCTGAACGTCACCTCGCCCGTGCGTCACCCCGGAGGGCCCCTTGCCCGAACTGCGGCGCGACCCGATCATCGGCCGATGGGTGATCATCTCCTCGGAGCGGGGCAAGCGCCCCTCCGACTTCGCCGCCGAGCACGAACCCAGCGGCGGCCCGAACTGCCCCTTCTGCGAGGGCAACGAGGCCCTGACCCCGCCGGAAATCCACGCCGTCAACGCCGACGGCGCGGAAGGCCGGGAGCCCAACACGCCCGGCTGGCAGGTGCGCGTCGTGCCGAACAAGTTCCCGGCCC
It encodes the following:
- a CDS encoding tetratricopeptide repeat protein, with translation MAKVKSREERAEELRELYSKADTRDSKKRNLIINIIVGGIVALAVIAYFVITAGPAESRTALRVAQGIQSFGLAFEGHQEYPEGENAQPVWVEPTPEETTQRLSEALAIFNEVAQNPGSDFDRDTAVLYVGMCALHLGNLDQAEEKLTQVAESEYDPLRQQARYTLGSVMLERGQLAEALKYYQGLGAEEDNYLATTAKLETARILGWLGRPDESKAVLDGIVKAGPEGSPDVQMAQWMLDQGIYLTHLVDLIPLKDVSIPRPTAPPEGLAVPGPTAPPEGVIPPQ